The Cydia splendana chromosome 27, ilCydSple1.2, whole genome shotgun sequence DNA window tactgttctaccttagagatggccagggggcgccacaagccttcagtaggaagtgcatatacttggaaaatttgactaatgtcgctgtggcccggtggccgagtggttcaggcacctgccgcgatagcagaggacgctggttcgattccagcctggggcactggaggccttggtcactttttcttagtatatgacatttatttcagtttataaagtAAAAACAGTTTGGCAAATCGTGAAtgaacaaacaaataaaaccaagacaaaaaaaaaccgaaaataTGAGCCTAAACATAAATGGTAGTATTACAAACGATCCGCAACTAGTTACGAATACTTTCAACACCTTTTTTTGCCTCCGTAGGATCAACCACTAATAATAGTATACCGCGCGGCCGCccaaggcgacggtagcggtgggtaaaatatcagattctgtcaatttaccccatttcacacacaagcgcacttcacgcacactacctcactttactgggacaggtcagtgacccatcatgtttttttaagattggacttttagtttagtattgaccactagcctcctttgagggtatttaaagatgaaagagaaacaatgcatttaatcttgctttccttgtctgttcatgtcacacgtgacgtgcctatttaattcatttgattgttgactgttttactacctaatattgctttgtcgagatacgcgttttgtacaattaaagcgaataaaacaacatgtcattaagtcagatgtaaaatgttatttactactctatacggtttttcataaggtgcaaaatccattcaataggaatttaaataaataaagtttcagcagggtggcaattccattttggcggataaagcgaaacagaatagttctatcgaacctgcttacaaattttcacgagaatcagttgagaaatgtgatctgcaaaggagaacatacaaaagcatttttgcccaagctgaaacggagaccattgctaacgctcggccaatgatggtttaggtacacctataaaaaattgttgtccctgctgtaattttaatatccttatatttcaaccggtatagttttaccttcaaaaataatcggtatcgctaaacaatagcggtaccttttactacttatacgttcacgaaatcggtatctgcataacttgattgttagtaaactaacctggaaaataatctcaaaatcaccgaaacatttatgtacagtcacctgcaataatatgttacgtcattagcgccaactttgcctccagggaaactttgcccaaaacgacaattttaaacaaattcgttaatgtggaaaaattgataatagttatggccaccctgctgtttttagtagaaaattggttatatttctgacaaagtatatgccaaacttgtgcataacttgacttgggaattttgagcgtgttgtctaatatagggtatatttcggcgggcaaaaaattgataaataatgaatgcaagtagaaaaaattgagaaccctttgacaaatatttccgggtttcagttataacacatgaagcatagattatgtctattgagatttaaactaaaaaggcctaaatacacaaaagttttagcggtgggcaaagtaatccggtaatttggcatccataccaacattgcccaccaccaaaaacggattagggttgtcactttcatctaatttacccaacttcgcaagtaaaagaaggttatgtttgtacactaaaataagtttataaatatatactgtatttaattcgtcttattatcctttatttagatgttttatcccgttaacgaatgaaaacacaacacaaatcatatttttggtcattaaactattgtaacagattttctcaaaagtgaccctagcctttgtaaaatgcttaggcgagccttatttggaaatgggcaaaaacgggtaggcaacattgcccagcaaatttatttaaaagtgttTACACTTATCgttaagttattaacagggaatggtaggattgcccaaaacctttaagtgatccttagacatcatcatcatcatacgagctgtatttgaataccaaattgacgtgggcaatgttggcgaaaaccccggatatttttttattttatttttttatttgcccgccctctaaaacgcaaaaaaatgggtaaaaacacgataaaaaaatgttttcttcacataaactgatgcgtttgatcacaatggacgtgctgagcaaaaaaaagtcatatgatgtgattttttttgagaaattcgtgtttaaaaaaaaaagcgggcaaagttggtgataatgagtaatgacggtacctactcttcgaaggccgcaaaaatatgtgacatgctcttatggttctacaaataagatcgtgtcagatatttttgcggacttcgttgtgtaacataaattgcaggtgactgtacatttggaataattattttatttagtttcaacgaaagtttcaagtttagtacgaaaatacttcagatatgcaatatgcacaaaatgtagacctaatcgaaataaaacattgctttttatagtaaatttataaaacattcgatacataggtatacataacaataaccaggccacaacgctattggcctgtaagcttcatctcggtctccaaagccgcaaaaacttgctagtacttagtgctggtctagccgtaatttttcttgaagattttcagagaacagcacgtacacgcattatacatatagacggaacgaacggcataatcataataatttattcgtcgcaatccatggtattacagatctaggtacaagactttcaggtattacttatacgaattacataactcttcctgttaataggccatattttaatataaaagttctataatataatacaagattacagttgtcatcaaaattcattgacatacagaagtcaaatatgtttttaaaatgacgcaaaatgataccagcataataaaaattgatcccaatcagtaaagatgagtctttaaacttttttcattttaagcgagttttgaaggaacataatacttaaattcgactataatcgtattgttttaagatagtttactgcggttttcaacaataatgacccgtaaataacagcaaatgaaatttaaatgagacgcgagctgatatgtatgtaccctattttttgaaatacattttatctactggtatgctgtctcgtgtgcgtatatgatttaatgtcaatataattgtcaaaagcaagaaaatcaagctgtcattttcatttgaagaagtacacgtgtgctccggtgtagccccaacgggcatctgacttgaagaagaattttgagtgatgtcgtcaatgtatggaaattgttcgaaagtttacatttgagattgaatttctgtgttgtctttgtgagtaaaaatataaatcgataataaattggtagctgaattatctagcttccaaaatcatacaataattcaattactgtcaaagacaaaattgttttgcttctgtctcaaacggaactccatattttgattttttgatacttttagtgtcgatttgtagagaataacagcaaattaaaaatataatggcatgaagagtcggtacacggtttcttcgtgaataaatttacgtgtaatttaatgcaattatcaaacatttattgaacaaattatggttacaaagtgaggtctaaatcgaaaacgtcatataccggccccttaaccCAACCAGCAACACATTTTTCTTGTCGCCTGTAGATCCCTGCGAGACGTCCAAATGTATTAAACAGTTAAAGAATAAAACTAGTCATGGAATTGATGTAATTCCTCCCTCACTTGTCAAATTATATGCCACTGAATTGACAAATCCTCTCACGGACCTAATAAACCAATCCTTTTCCTCAGAAATATTCCCAGAAAGCCTTAAAATCTCACTAATAAAACCGATATATAACGTATACGTATGCGTATACGTATGCGTATCTCACTAATAACGTATACGTATGCACTTCACACtcaatataccgggtgtggcctgtaacatgagcaaaaaatttaactgtaggctgtactcctcatactgaccaacatttgttcagcgacttttaaaaataacttgtggtttgatttttaatacactttaaagtttattctaagacccAATGTATTgcgtattttgttatgtttaaggcgtgacaagcaacgtcaatcacaatgatattgcgtggcgatggcgtccattgaagacaatatttattttgtatgaaaaatagggagtctaaatacttcataatttttaaaagttgttgaacaaaagtgtcaccgtttgaggagtacaatctacgttttaattatttgctcatgttacaggccacacccggtatatcccAATCTATATACACAAAACGTTCcttttttaatatgtatattttaatatgatactGTATTACACAAACTAACGAACACACATAAAATACACagtaggtacacatatattttttataacttgCACTCCGCTCTCCGTTCcgtcacatattttattttcctcttttacctactttaggttctttattattttattagggtCTGACTGAAAACCAGCGTTGCAGTTAATTTTACTGTAACATCATGCTGAGTCGAGCCCCTTTTTAACATCACGCTGTTTTGTTTATATGTAAACATAAATTGaatttgttttaaaagtttttaaggttttatgtttaaatgCTTAGACTAAATACATTAGATCTATGTTCAAATGTACCATGAATGTGATGTTTGTGatgttaaataaagtttttctatgtctatgtctatatgtctatgtctacgatatttaaaaagggaGACCTTTCAGACACCCAAAATTATCGACCAATAGCTTTGCTCAATACCTTTTCGAAGATCTTTGAATCCATTATGACAAACTGAGTTACATCCTTTTgcaacaaatttaatgtgttTGATGAACGACAATACGGATTTAGGAAACAAAGATCTACCACACTAACAGTATATAAATTTGTTCAAGAAGCCttaaaattaattgataatAAGAAATACGCGTAAGGGCTGCTCCTGGACATGAGTAAAGCATACGATCGAGTTCGACATGACATACTCCTAAATAAACTATACGGAATTGGTATTCGTGGCACCGCGCATAAATGGTTTACCTCTTACCTAATGAACCGCCAACAAATAGTCGAAATAGAATTCTATAATGACAATACTAAAACACTATCTAAAGTTCGGTCTTCCACAATAAACACAACTTGTTCTATCCCACAAGGTAGCGTGTTGGGCTGCATCTTATTTATTCTATATattaatgacttaccaaaaTTACTTAATACTAATATCAAATCCCTACTCTATGCAGATGATATTTCTATCATATTTCCCAGCGCGAACACCACTGAAGTTACGAACACCTTAGACACaatatttaatacaattttaccTTGCCTTGAAGATCATAATCTAATTATAAATCTGCAGAAAACGAACTTAATACAATTTAGACCCTACCAAAGATTGGCCctacaaataaattattcataCCTATCACAAAATCTAGAACTTACCAGCACTTGCCCACTACTTGGCTTGAGCATTGACGAAAACTGGAAAGCCCACATTGATAAAATCTCTGTCAAATTATCCAGATTTGCTTATGCTCTcaaacaaatattaataaataccaACTTAAAAACTGCTGTATGTGCTTATCATGCTTTTGCCCAGTCATGGCTGCAATATGGTATCATTTTGTGGGGCAACAGTGTAAACGCTAAAGACctatttttaatacaaaaaaataaaactggtcaagtgcgagtcggactcgcgtttcaagggttccgtacatcacacaattttctacaatttttttttgtacgtgTAACTTGAAAAATCCGAATGAGTCAAACAAGTTTTCAACACATGTAACATGAATTTTTCTGGCGTGGTGGCTTATATCTCTGCAAATATGCAAAGTAGCTTAGATAGGAAATTAAATGCCGAACAATAGTActagtgtctaaatgcgaagactgaagaccgagctccgcgtagagcTGAAAACTCGGAGCGTCCGATGGGTCGCGCTACTCGCGCTTCCTACAACTTCCGCAAGTGTTTTAAAAGTGAAGGCCGAAGAGAGATAATACCTACAggttggccaaaaaataagtgcattcccgtagCCAGGGAAGTTTAGGGATTATACCTACTGAGCAACATTTACTATCGGACCCGAAATCGCGAATAAAATGTATCCTCCCATATAAAACGGACCAGCCAAAacgtatgaaacagccaaatttttcttggcgatttcggggttgcACGTCGGCAACGGGAATACCCTTAGTTTATTGTTTGGCCTCCCTGTATAGTGCTTTTTAAAACACGTGACAATACCTAGTAACCTAATCAATCAGTACTACAAGTACCATTGCGGCTGTGTGCCAGATACAGCCTAGTCGCATTTTTTATCTTCAGTCCGACTCACGTACGCCTCTTCGGGACGCTTCGGGACTTCGGCCTTATGCGGACATCGGCCTAGGGCCTTCGCAATAGCTGTCTACATCACGTTTGTGTACCTAAAAAAACCTAAACCGtatttttgttcttaaatccgactcacgcttgactctagatttctaataggttttcctgtcatctttaGGCAAAggactattttgtgtatttttttcagaattttagactaagtagtttcggagatagaggggggggggaatgggcATTTTTTGTCTGTTTTCTTGAATAATTTCTAAAAATTTTatcgtaattttataaaaaaaatgtatttgagattctcacaatgagctagatcgtttgatatgtaacacgctatagtttgcaaaactttgttttttaattttatcgtttaccccccaaaagtagccctTATGTTTAAAGTTCATTTGTTGACGTTACatatccgtctttgggtcacagataaagataaagataaaagataattcaacttaattggtccagtagtttcggagcaaattggctgtgacagacggacagacagacgcacgagtgatcctataagggttccgttttttccttttgaggtacgaaaccctaaaaagatgcATACGAGTTCTAACCAAGATAAGTAATGAGGAAAGTTGTAGACCACattttacgaaattaaataTTCTCACCCTTACATCCTTATACATCATAGAAACCTGCAAATTTGTGCGAAAACACGAGAGCTTATTTGTAAAACCCCAAAATCCCATACCACAACTACATAACTTACGTATCCGCAATAAACTTGTACAAGCAGTTCCCGCCAACCTACATTTCTTCAACAAAGGCCCTTACTCAATGTCCATTCGAATATATAACCACATCCCTCAgtatataaaaaatgtaaataaatataatagcttTGTAAATAAGCTCAAGACTTACCTTTTAACCAAATGCCCATACACTTTGCAAGAGTTTATGGACAATTAAATAGATAAGTAAGTCATGTGTAATAACATGGACTATATATAGCATATTGTGACCTAGTCTAATTAGTTTAATTacccaaaataataaatatagatTATAGAcagtcaaacaagtttgtcattAGAAAAAAGCAAGAAATTTAAACCTTTCTGGGATGCGAACTcctcgcgcctacatttttctaaatttaccGCTCTtctctactgacggaaatagcttgacaaattatttttttttttctttatttaggaTTACCAACAGATAATACATCTTACATGCTCTTAAATCTATATAACAATCATGACTGATGCTTATCTAattataggtaaccacaacttatacatatatataagtgTCTTGTATCTGTGAACAATATGTAACATGCGGTAAACTTATGGGTAAATgaattaataggtacctacattacattAACTAACATTACATAACTTGACAACTTGACAATTATAAATAGTTATATAATGTATGAATGTTTAAATATCTTACTTTTCTTACGTATATGATGCCACGCCCTTGTAGGGTCCATGCTGTACTGAATGAAACTTAAACACCTGTATAAACACCATGGATTGCatcgaataaatgattatgattatgaaataTATAGTCTTATGTTAATTGAGTTTATTACAAATGAGTGAAATTAAAGCAAATAATTTGAAATTATTAAAggacttttaatcaaatgtcaTCGTACAATTAATTCAATATGTAGCTACTTCATTTGGAAGCTATATTATGGTAACATCTACACACACGACCAGAGGctcatttctcgaacggtattagtctaatatgtatgtattattagtgtgttgccatggtaacaCATAGGAGTTGACAGTTagtggactaataatataagtctaagcaggggtgcgaaactcctgccttcggtcaaactcggctccgctcggctcagcattgctccgagcaattattagggttggcaccacttgacttccttttgcgtgcacgaccacagataagataatcacttgatttttgacaaccctaaatagccgaaagggatagtgccatatattagaaagggatagcatgattcgactctgaaccgctgtcaaacttcgtttttgtcatagatttaatatatattatagagatcccgtctcagcgagctgtcactgttgccacttttgtttagtgtacgattaacaatgaggcccaccttgctgtagccatgtcgataaagtcatatcgataaactatcgacatttcttgcaattttaattttacttcaaaggtttaacgatacctaaaatgaacaaaaacgcttttattctttattgtggttatcagatcacaattttatagtcacgccccaggagggaaccaagggaaagttcaggccgcgtagccaagatgccgatcgcttacgctccgtagcgatcgaaacgcaactgtcattgtcgcactaatatggaagagtgatagagagacataatgcttttcggtgtcgaagcgatagcgattgtaaccttggctaggccggcagatatttaattaaaatacataaatacctactaaaatagttGTTCcgcatttattgaattattttattacattataatatattcattatccattagcatttcaattatgtttatgtttaacgaagatattgaagcttcaattaatcgctatttcgttccgctgtgtagcgtttatcgatatataacatgattaaaatcgactttttacatccctaaaagagcacacatatacatacgcttttacgcacacatacacagcctgggcgcatcaaaaaaggcaacacttgatttgaagtccatcttgtcaacagtatggttgtccttttttgacaaacgacatttttaaaagagcgaggagagagaaatgatactagttgctgcgccgtgaaagagaacagaaaacgttgggcccttggtttttgtaggaagtttcctttctgtacggtagtactattaattattctgtggtctaagtaataccgttcgagaaatagCCTTttaacgccaaacggcgcatccatttgccgtgccactgacgccacgggggtaaaatttagttatGTGTAAATAATGCCAACTTAAAGGtcgggtgtttttcagtagattttcatcaaaaaacaatcgacgtcaaatgccgtctttggcgtcgttgtcacgattttgcgttgacgtcaattgccgtctgtggcgttcaaaaggttaaataggGTAAAAGTGACTAACcatcataaattacgtcatttcaaattagggggggggggggtctagacatcggatgatggtagcatgacgtatgAGGAaacattcgaagcatgatttttggatgattttagggggggggggtcgaaaatcgtcaaaaatcgatgacgtaatttatggacagccccatatgGGTAAGAGGTGGCTTAAATGTAATGTTatgaaaacacatttttttatattgtactaTTTATTGTGTCATTTATTTGTACAGTAcagtaacaaattatacattttcaGACGGACGTAAATGTGATTTTCTTGCCTGAGTTTTGGGACTGAAAGCTGACCATAATAACTTCTTACCAACCGCCTCAGTTAAACGACGCATAATTAAATACAAAACAACAAAAGCGAATAGTTAGTCCTTAATTTTTTCGTGAAGtttcaacaaatttaatgattACACTGTGCAAGAGAATTTAATACCCTCTGAAATTTCACCTAAACACTTGCCCTTGACAAATTCGTGGCTTATACTTCGCTCTCGAATGCTTTTGCTTATGGAAACTTAATCTTCCACTTGTTGTGAACCGCATTGGGCATATGGCGCAGGCATAAGGTCTTTCCCCAGTGTGTATTCTCATATGTGATGTTAACACTGAGTTAGAAATAAAACCCTTTTTGCAAACTTCACATGGAAATGGCTTCTCGCCAGTGTGTCTTCTCTCATGTATAGCCAAATGTGACTTTCGACCAAACTTGCTTTCACAAAAGTCGCAGGAAAACACCTGTTTATTACCGTAAAATCCGTGCGTTTGTAAATGATCGTCCAAACTTTCTTTATGTTTCAATCGCTTCCCACAAACATCGCACTCAAAAGGCATCTCGTCCGAGTGAGAAAGTTTATGGTCGATTAAATATCTTTTCTTGATAAATTTCCTGTTACATATATCACAAGAAAACGGACGGTCATCCATGTGTAACAACACATGGTATTTCAAGGATGACTGAGTGGCACAATTTCTTCCACATAGCTCACACTTGAAAGGTTTCTCCCCTGAATGAGTTAACTTATGTTTACGTAAAGACGAAGGGTACGGGAACTTCTTTTGACATATTTCACAAGCGTAAGGTTTTTCACACAAAGGTTTCTCCCCTGAATGAGTTAACTTATGGTTACGTAAAGACGAAGGGTACGGGAACTTCTTTTCACATATTTCACAAGCGTAAGGTTTTTCACACAAAGGTTTCTCCCCTGAATGAGTTAACTTATGTTGACGTAAAGACGAAGGGTACGGGAACTTCTTTTGACATATTTCACAAGCATAAGGTTTTCCACACATTTTATTTAGTAAGTGTTTGATAATTGAAGCTCTCCTCGCATATGGTTTGCTGCAAGTATCACAAATGTAAACTTTCTTTGCAACTTTAAGGGTGTTTTTGTTGCAGTTTTTTCTTGTTCTCTTGACTTTTTCTGTTGGAATAGAAGTTAACCTAGGAAATGAATAGCGTTGAGATTTCTTGAAATTATCAATAGGTATGCGCTCGAGTTTGACAACACAATTCTGGTGCAATATTTGCTTGACACAACTTAAAAACTCCGGATTTGTCTCCTCCTTAATCCGTGTTTCCATCCATCCATCAATTGCAACTGTAACAAAGCATGGTATTCTTTCAAATATGTAGTTACATTAATTTCCTTGGAACGGACTAATAAAATAACCTAATCTAATGAAAAAGTTAATTATTTGTTGTGTAACACATTGTATTGATGGAAAAAAATAGGAACAATTTTTTGCCTCAATACAATGTTTAACCTCTGGAGAGCTGAACTAGACTATtctttgtatctttaggtatttaaataaaagtaaactaaatctACCCTCGAATGGCTTGGCTTAAGCCAGTTGACGGTagttgaaaacattacatgatcaaataatgtaggttaaagtcaggtcgttcagtgagtGATCCAGGCAGTTTTgtttttggttggttaaccaataaatgttataactatccggaaatgtacaaattgtttgtttacttttttttaatactagACAGAGTTAGGCCAAAATTAAAGAAATTTTTTCGAGTTTTCAATGATATACAACAGTtgatgtcatcatcatcacactCTTATGATGGAGTTTGAAAACAAAGTCTGTAACAAAACTTACTATGGTCATCTTCGATCTGACGTAACAGTTCCGAAGCCAGGTCAAGTTCTTTCTTAACTTCCTGGCCGGTATGCCCAGCCAGCTCATCCCTCACAAGATCTTCTGAATCCTCTTTGCTCTCTGGTATATCTGTGGCACATTCAGACTCTGCCTTTATATGTACTTCAGGGTTCAGCCCAGTGCTTACATGATGGTCAATATGACAGTGAGGCTCCTCTTTTATGCACTTGTCTTCCTCTTTTATACTTTCTTCCAGCGACATACTTTTTTTACGTGTAAAGCATGTGAGTTTGACGCGGTAAGTTATTAATCTAAGAAGGtcgtcgattaaataagtttttaaaaAGGAAGTTATTACGCAAATTGCTACACATTTATTAGCAAATACAATTAATTGAATACGTACTTAGTTCCAGAAATATTCAGTAAACAAATTTACTGCTTGTCGTAGTGGTCGTAACGTACCAAACATGTGCCAAACCCATGTTACGTTGACATTGACAGTTAGCtatgaaaataaattgaattgaaagCTATTACAGACGGGCGTACCAGACCGCGACCTTGGTCCGGTCAGCATagctctttctcgctcttagaTATAGATAGCCACGTCCTTAACAGATGTACTGCGGACCACCTCCTGTTAGGGCATTGCAAATAAAATTTTACATCTAGGTAGTTTATGAACATTTATTCCATGACAGTATTTTACAATCCCTTTTTGAAATCAGACATTTAAAGTATTTTCGAACAGGAAGACAAATGTATCTCAATATAAATATCGCGAGATTTGCCTTTTTTCGTAAATGTATAGGTTCTTCTATTCGTGAATTCACTGTGATCAGTGTGATGTCAACGCCCTCCCTCGCGCCGCTCTGACCTTGAAAGAGCGTTGACCGATATAGATATGCGAAGCGTGCCAatttaaaagccgtaacagacttcCGCACCACACCGCGATCtaagagatatctctttctcgctctcacttatgggtgcggcgCAATGTGAGCTTGGTGCGGTgtggtagtctgttacggctataTCATTAGGATCATTTCCAAGGTCAATTTATATGCTACTACtatttgtagatattttttgtatttgcatattattgtaggtaaaggccccagtacacaatgggccatcgccggccactccaagagacgcatttatgcgttagagggagcaagtgatattgctatctcattctatcgcatggctgcgtcccttggagtggccggcgatggcccattgtgtactggggccttaacatATAACTATTTATACAAAGTACAAACTTTGCGTGAACTGGAAAAATATTAAGTGTTAATACTGTAACAGACGGGCGTATTAGACTGTGTCTTTGGTTCAGTCCGTGAACTGTTCGATCGTGTGTTATAAAatataagataatttatttttaggatAGGTACGCTGACTGGTCATCTCCACACAGTTACAAACTTAAAACGCAAAATCTTGCAAATTTATATTGAGATAACATTTGTCAGCGTACCTCTCCTGTCCGTCCgtcaagccccctccagactatgcgcgtgaatcgcgggcgaagccgcgaacgcaagtgtgtAGTCGATTTTCGTAGACAGCgtaatcgactccacactcgcgttcgcggcttcgcccgcgattcacgcgcatagtctggagggggcttcacATCCGTGACGAACGCAGCTATTGTATGCAAGAATAATGCTGACCGGACCACAgacgctgtccggtacgcccgtCTGTAATAGCTTTCATTAACTGTCAATTTCAACGTAATGCAGGCCACACacgtaacgataaatcgtagcgataaaactgtgcagtccgattTGCGCATTTTTATCTgccgtgtgtatgacaaatcgttgtcGATTATCGTTGATCGGTGGCAGTtgcaaattatatcagaaaaatcGTTGTCGATGCGTTTGCACAGTTTTATCGTTGCG harbors:
- the LOC134803695 gene encoding zinc finger protein 62-like; its protein translation is MSLEESIKEEDKCIKEEPHCHIDHHVSTGLNPEVHIKAESECATDIPESKEDSEDLVRDELAGHTGQEVKKELDLASELLRQIEDDHIAIDGWMETRIKEETNPEFLSCVKQILHQNCVVKLERIPIDNFKKSQRYSFPRLTSIPTEKVKRTRKNCNKNTLKVAKKVYICDTCSKPYARRASIIKHLLNKMCGKPYACEICQKKFPYPSSLRQHKLTHSGEKPLCEKPYACEICEKKFPYPSSLRNHKLTHSGEKPLCEKPYACEICQKKFPYPSSLRKHKLTHSGEKPFKCELCGRNCATQSSLKYHVLLHMDDRPFSCDICNRKFIKKRYLIDHKLSHSDEMPFECDVCGKRLKHKESLDDHLQTHGFYGNKQVFSCDFCESKFGRKSHLAIHERRHTGEKPFPCEVCKKGFISNSVLTSHMRIHTGERPYACAICPMRFTTSGRLSFHKQKHSRAKYKPRICQGQVFR